The following are encoded in a window of Clostridium thermarum genomic DNA:
- a CDS encoding sensor histidine kinase, with product MSKSLSGKLIFSYIFIASLSVLLISIMSNMFLVRLFNNYIMDEHQRKSKDVVHAVNEQYNNDGSWNISIIERIGIDALENGLILKITDASGEFLWDAEQHNHGRCEALIAHFSKNMMSRYPDWQGGFVKETYTMEYKGSFIGNVEIGYYGPFYYTDHDLIFLETLNKIFITVGGISLLLSIIAGIIMAQGLSKPIEKVIKSAEAVTKGNYKNRITEKSSTTEIINLIHSVNKMADYLEKQELLRKRLTADVAHELRTPLATLQSHMEAMIDGVWDPTADRLKSCHEEIMRINRMVGDLEKLAQYENDNLNITKSRFDLAELVQSILLNFEADYMNKGIEIVFKRKDVWINADRDKLSQVIINLLSNALKYTPEKGKVEIEIKKEGKTALLYVKDNGVGISKEDLPHIFERFYRVDKSRSRITGGAGIGLTISKAIVEAHGGCIGVESTIGEGTAFTVALPD from the coding sequence ATGTCAAAAAGTTTAAGCGGAAAGCTAATTTTCTCATACATTTTTATAGCGTCCTTAAGTGTACTTCTCATCAGTATAATGAGTAATATGTTTCTGGTAAGACTTTTTAATAACTATATAATGGATGAGCATCAGAGAAAGAGTAAGGATGTTGTTCATGCTGTCAATGAGCAATACAACAATGACGGAAGCTGGAATATAAGCATCATTGAAAGAATCGGCATTGATGCCTTGGAAAATGGCTTAATTTTAAAAATAACTGATGCCTCCGGAGAATTTTTATGGGATGCAGAACAGCATAACCACGGCAGATGCGAAGCTTTGATAGCACACTTTTCAAAAAATATGATGTCAAGATACCCTGATTGGCAAGGCGGTTTTGTTAAAGAAACTTACACAATGGAATATAAAGGCTCCTTTATCGGTAACGTTGAGATAGGATATTATGGCCCTTTTTATTATACAGATCATGATTTGATTTTCCTGGAAACCCTTAATAAGATTTTTATAACCGTAGGAGGCATTTCGCTATTACTATCAATTATCGCCGGCATTATAATGGCGCAGGGCCTCAGTAAGCCTATCGAAAAGGTTATAAAGTCTGCTGAAGCTGTAACGAAAGGGAACTATAAAAACAGAATAACAGAGAAAAGCAGTACAACTGAAATAATAAATCTTATCCATTCTGTAAATAAGATGGCAGATTACCTTGAAAAACAGGAACTTCTCAGAAAGAGACTTACAGCTGATGTAGCCCATGAACTTAGAACCCCTTTGGCAACCCTTCAAAGTCATATGGAAGCTATGATTGATGGGGTATGGGACCCAACAGCAGACAGATTGAAAAGCTGTCATGAGGAAATAATGAGAATTAATAGAATGGTTGGAGACCTTGAAAAGCTGGCTCAGTATGAAAATGATAATTTAAACATTACCAAAAGTAGATTTGATTTAGCAGAATTAGTGCAGAGCATTCTGTTGAACTTTGAAGCGGATTATATGAACAAAGGGATAGAAATTGTCTTCAAAAGAAAAGATGTCTGGATTAACGCAGACCGGGATAAGCTTAGTCAGGTTATCATCAATCTGCTTTCTAATGCACTAAAATATACACCGGAAAAGGGTAAGGTTGAGATAGAAATTAAAAAGGAGGGAAAAACCGCCTTACTGTATGTAAAGGATAATGGAGTAGGTATTTCCAAAGAGGATTTGCCGCATATATTCGAAAGATTCTACAGAGTAGATAAGTCCAGAAGCCGAATTACCGGTGGAGCAGGGATTGGTTTAACCATATCAAAGGCTATAGTTGAGGCTCATGGCGGATGTATAGGAGTAGAAAGCACCATTGGAGAGGGAACAGCCTTTACCGTTGCATTACCGGATTAA
- a CDS encoding desulfoferrodoxin, translated as MSAKHEIYKCEVCRNLIEVINNGDGPLHCCDQPMKALKENTVDAAKEKHIPVVEKVDGGVQVTVGSVEHPMTEEHYIMWIEVITDTKTFRKDLKPGDKPQAFFEIDEDVRTVREYCNLHGLWKA; from the coding sequence ATGTCAGCTAAACATGAAATTTATAAATGCGAGGTTTGCAGGAATCTTATTGAAGTGATCAATAATGGTGATGGTCCATTACATTGCTGCGATCAGCCAATGAAGGCTTTAAAGGAAAATACAGTGGATGCAGCCAAGGAAAAGCATATACCTGTGGTAGAAAAAGTAGATGGTGGAGTACAGGTAACTGTTGGCTCAGTTGAGCATCCAATGACGGAAGAACATTACATTATGTGGATAGAAGTTATCACAGATACAAAGACCTTCAGAAAGGACTTAAAGCCAGGTGATAAGCCACAGGCCTTCTTCGAAATTGATGAAGATGTAAGAACTGTCAGAGAATACTGCAATCTTCACGGACTTTGGAAAGCTTGA
- a CDS encoding response regulator transcription factor, with the protein MLNSVKKKILIIEDEEKITEVIQSYLEKEEFEVHICTDGSAAFELFEQINPTLVILDLMLPGVNGEEICMRLRSISRVPIIILTAKADEQSILHCFNIGADDYVTKPFSPRQLVARVMALLRRTEEDVRLLSNIYSFNDGDLIVDDLKHEVKKQGEVVSLTNSEYKILVSMIQYPKKAFSREELVCRALGYDYEGIDRVIDTHVKNLRQKIESNPKEPKYILTVHGVGYKFGGE; encoded by the coding sequence ATGTTAAATTCAGTAAAAAAGAAGATTCTGATTATAGAAGACGAGGAGAAAATTACTGAAGTTATACAATCTTATCTGGAGAAAGAGGAGTTTGAAGTACATATATGCACAGACGGAAGTGCAGCCTTTGAGTTGTTTGAACAAATTAATCCCACTCTGGTAATTTTAGATTTAATGTTACCCGGTGTCAATGGAGAAGAAATTTGCATGCGATTAAGGAGTATTTCAAGAGTTCCTATTATAATACTGACAGCAAAGGCAGATGAACAGAGTATCCTGCACTGTTTTAACATCGGAGCTGATGACTATGTCACTAAACCCTTCAGCCCAAGGCAGCTTGTTGCAAGAGTAATGGCCCTTTTGAGAAGGACTGAGGAAGATGTAAGATTGTTATCAAATATATATTCCTTTAATGATGGAGACCTAATAGTAGATGATTTGAAGCATGAGGTAAAGAAACAGGGGGAGGTTGTTAGCCTTACCAACTCTGAATATAAAATACTGGTCAGCATGATACAGTATCCCAAAAAGGCTTTTTCAAGAGAAGAGCTGGTTTGCAGAGCGCTGGGATATGACTATGAAGGGATTGACAGAGTTATTGACACTCATGTTAAGAATCTAAGACAAAAAATAGAAAGTAATCCAAAAGAGCCAAAATACATTTTAACTGTGCATGGCGTTGGATATAAATTTGGCGGTGAATAA
- the lgt gene encoding prolipoprotein diacylglyceryl transferase, with the protein MNPVAFTLFGFEVRWYGILISLGMIMAVFLSSLVCKWRDVEFDPLLDVALIAIPFGIVGARLYYVIMEFDQYKDNLWEVFNLRGGGLAIHGGVMLAMLAAYLYTRRKKYDFVSMADVAAPCIIAAQAIGRWGNFFNSEAHGGEVSKEFISKFPEFIQKGMYINGAYYHPTFLYESLWNIAVCAVLLLLLKNNKTKGIGIFSYMGLYSIGRYFIEGLRTDSLMVGPFRVAQLVSIAGIALWIGFLIYTKVTSKSKTKAAE; encoded by the coding sequence ATGAATCCTGTGGCCTTTACTCTCTTCGGCTTTGAAGTGAGATGGTATGGAATATTAATTTCTCTGGGAATGATTATGGCTGTATTCTTATCTTCTCTAGTGTGCAAATGGAGGGATGTAGAGTTTGATCCATTGTTGGATGTGGCTCTCATTGCTATTCCCTTTGGTATTGTTGGTGCCAGACTTTACTATGTTATCATGGAATTTGACCAATACAAAGATAACCTATGGGAAGTTTTTAATCTACGTGGTGGCGGATTAGCTATACACGGCGGTGTTATGCTAGCCATGCTGGCTGCTTATCTCTACACACGCCGTAAAAAATACGATTTCGTTTCAATGGCAGATGTGGCAGCGCCCTGTATAATTGCTGCTCAGGCTATAGGCCGTTGGGGTAACTTCTTCAACAGTGAAGCTCACGGCGGTGAGGTAAGCAAGGAATTTATAAGTAAATTCCCGGAATTCATTCAAAAGGGCATGTACATAAACGGTGCCTATTATCATCCAACTTTCTTATATGAATCTCTTTGGAATATTGCAGTTTGTGCTGTATTGCTGCTATTGCTAAAGAACAATAAAACTAAGGGGATAGGTATATTCTCATATATGGGTTTATACTCTATTGGTAGATATTTTATTGAAGGCTTAAGAACAGACAGTCTAATGGTTGGTCCCTTCAGAGTAGCTCAATTAGTGAGCATTGCAGGCATTGCTTTATGGATTGGCTTCCTAATTTACACAAAGGTAACAAGTAAATCAAAAACAAAAGCAGCGGAGTAA
- the trpS gene encoding tryptophan--tRNA ligase, with protein sequence MDKRKKVIFSGIKPSGDLTLGNYIGAIKNWVKLQDDYECLYCVVDLHAITVRQEPKELRQRTLEVLAIYIASGIDPQKSTLFIQSHVPAHSEGGWLLNCYTYMGELSRMTQYKDKAQRYGDSISAGLFNYPVLMAADILIYNTDLVPVGKDQKQHVELARDIANRFNNLYSPTFTIPEPYIATTGQKIMDLQDPSKKMSKSDENPNGYILIMDPPEVIRKKINRAVTDSVGEVHYSDEQPGVKNLMNILISLSGTTAEEIEKKYAGKGYAEFKKDVADAIIAELEPIQKRVKEILADKDYLESVYKAGAEKAQYMALKTLRKMQKKIGFIPPAK encoded by the coding sequence ATGGACAAAAGAAAAAAGGTCATATTCAGTGGAATAAAGCCTTCCGGCGACCTTACACTGGGAAATTATATAGGAGCCATAAAAAATTGGGTCAAGCTTCAGGACGACTATGAATGCCTATACTGCGTTGTAGACTTGCATGCAATAACAGTAAGACAGGAACCTAAAGAGCTTAGACAAAGGACCTTGGAAGTATTGGCAATCTATATCGCTTCCGGAATAGATCCGCAGAAGAGTACTTTGTTTATCCAATCTCATGTACCTGCTCACAGTGAGGGAGGATGGCTATTAAACTGCTATACCTATATGGGTGAGCTTAGCAGAATGACTCAATATAAAGATAAGGCTCAAAGGTATGGTGACAGTATCAGTGCAGGATTATTCAATTACCCTGTGCTTATGGCTGCAGATATACTCATATATAATACAGACCTGGTTCCGGTTGGAAAGGATCAAAAACAGCATGTGGAATTAGCCAGAGATATAGCAAACAGATTTAACAACTTATACAGCCCAACATTTACTATACCGGAACCATATATAGCAACTACCGGACAAAAGATTATGGATCTTCAGGATCCCAGCAAGAAGATGTCTAAATCTGATGAAAATCCTAACGGATATATATTAATTATGGATCCGCCTGAGGTTATCCGTAAAAAGATAAACAGGGCAGTAACAGACAGTGTTGGTGAAGTACACTATAGTGATGAGCAGCCCGGAGTAAAAAATCTTATGAATATATTGATTTCCTTATCCGGTACTACTGCAGAGGAAATAGAAAAGAAATATGCAGGAAAAGGCTATGCAGAGTTTAAAAAGGATGTAGCAGATGCAATTATTGCTGAACTGGAACCCATTCAAAAGAGGGTTAAAGAAATTCTTGCAGACAAGGACTATCTTGAGAGTGTTTACAAGGCAGGTGCAGAAAAGGCTCAATATATGGCACTTAAGACTCTGAGAAAGATGCAGAAGAAGATAGGTTTTATACCTCCGGCTAAATAA